The bacterium genomic sequence CCAACAACATCTTCCGCCCAGGACATCGACGCGCCGCCGACGACCGCGCCCGCGGACGCGATTCCGGCGGACGCGCCGCCTCCCCCGCCGGAGGGTTACGAGCTGTTGTGGGTGGAAGGGCTCTCCGAGGTACTCGACAAACCATTGCTTTCCGACGACGGCGTGCCGGGGCTGTTGTCATTTTCGACGCGCACGGCCGGCGTGCTCACACGCGAGGATATCCTCTGGAGCCTCGCGCCGACGATCGTCGAGCCGCTTGCCGCCGGGCCGGCGATGGGATTGCGCCGCGAGGGCGCGGCGGACCTGTCGCCCGTATTGCGCTCGTTGCACGGCCGCCGCGTCGCGGTGGAGATCGACGGCTACCGGCTGGACTCGCCGCTTGCGCCACCGGGGCTCGATCTTCCGCTGGCCGCGCTTGCGCCGGACGTTGTGCGCCGCGCGGAGGTCATCCGCGGCGCGAACGGCGTCACCTACGGGCACGGGGCGATGGGCGGATCGATCGCCGTCATCTCGCGCCGGCGCGACTGGGTGGACATCGATAGCACCGTCGCGGCCGAGGGCGGCGGGCGTTTCGCGACGGCGAACAATGAACGTTCCGGTTACGCGCAGGCCGAAGTGAACGCGCGGGACGTGTTCGGGTTGTTCGGCCTCGCCGCCTCGCGCAACCTCGGGGAGACGCAGACACCCGGCGAGGCGCACGGACGCACGGATCACCACACGACGAACGTCTCGGCGTCGTTCGATTCGTACGTCGGCGAGCGGATCGTGTTTTCGGCGAACTATCACCGCATGGAGCAGCTCGACGTTCCGCTCGATCCGGCACGTCGCGGGCTGCTCGACGCCCAGCGCCTGCATGACATCGGCGTCTTCGCGCTCAAGACGCGCCGGCTCTCGAAGGAGCTGCGTTACGCCCAGTTCGCGGTGAATTACGGTGAGTCGGCGCTGGAGAGGCGCAGCGGGGCAAAGGATGCGATCGAACCCTCGCGCCTGCGCGCCGGCGGCGTGGATGCGATCCTGCAGATGCGCGTGGGACCGTATTTCGGCGCGATCTACGGCGCGGAATATCGGCGCGACGCGCTCGATCCGCGCGAGGCATCGCCGGGTACGCCGGGTCTTCCCGACGGCGCGACCTACGAGCGCACGGCGGTGCACCTGACGCCCGCGATCGAACCGAATCGAAATCTGCGCATCGCCGCGGGGGCTCGCGCGGAGTTCGCGCGGGCGGAGGCGACTCTTGGCGACGACGCGCCCGGCGATCCCGAATTGGCTTATGAGGACGGCGCGTTCGCCGGCGACCTCGGCGCTCGCGTTCGGGTGACGACGCACACCTCGGTCTACGGCGGCGCGCGGCAGGGGTTCCGCTTTCCCGATCTTTATGAGTTGGCGGGGCGCGGGCTGGATGAGGCGGCGGCGGTGCATCATATCCCCGCCGCGACGCTGTCGCCGGAGATCGTTCGCGAGGCGGAATTGGGGTATCGCCTGCACTTCCCGTTCGTGAAGGGGCATCTCGCGGCGTATCACGCCTGGCTTTCGGATATCATTCAGGCGCGGCCACTGCCGGAGGATCCGAACGCGACGCTCGGTAACGCGGCCGTCGTCGCCTCGCAAAACGAAGGCCGCGCGATGACGCGGGGCATCGAGGGTTCGGCGGAGTTCTATCTCGGCGTGAACTGGCTGTTCGCACTCACCGGATCGCGGTCGTTTGACGCCGTGGGCGACGCGCCGGCGCTGTCCGCGGCGCGTCCCGCGGCCGGATCGGCGCGCCTGCGCTTTATGAGCGACGGCGGGGAATTCGCGCTGGACATCCTCGGCCGTTTCGCGGCCGAAGCGAGCGACCTGTCGCCCGCGGACGCGGCGGCGCTCCCCGGCGCGCGCACGGACGCGCCCGGATACGCGGCGCTGGATTTGCGCGCGTCGTTCAATTTCGATCCCTACGCCGAGGTGAAGCTCGGCGTCCTCAACGTCACGAACGCGCGCATCATCCACCCGGGTTCGGTGATCGGGGAGACGGGCGCGAACTTCGTGGCGCAGGCGGTGTTTCGGTATTTCTGATTGAGGATTGAAGATCGAAGATTGAAGATTGGAATCGCAAGCGGCGGGCGTGGCGGACGAGAGATCGCGGGAGAAATGGCGGCGTCATTCCGAGCGCGCGTGGCGAAACGGCTCCTTGAAAGCCGCCACCGGCGCCGCGCCCCGGAATTCTTCAATCTTCAATCTTCGATCTTCAATCGTCCTTTTCCGCTTTATCGCCCTCGCCTTTTCGCGGCCCGAACACGTACGCAGCACCGACGGCGAGGACGTAGAGCAGGGTCAGCGGCACGCCGAGGACGAGCTGCGAGATGACATCCGGCGGGGTGAAGATCGCGGCGGCGACGAAGATGATGAGCACGGCGAACCGGAAATTTTTCCAGAGCCATTGCGGCGTGACGAGACCGACGCGCGCGAGAAAGAACACGAACACCGGCAGCTCGAACGCCAGGCCGAACGCGAACAGGAGCTGCGATGCGAAGCGGAGGTAGTCGCGCAGGGTGATGAGAGCCTCGATGCGCGGGGTCTCGAAGGTGTTGATGAAAAACCGGAAGCCGATCGGGAAAACGATCAGGTAACCGAATAACGCGCCACCGACGAAAAACAGCGAGCCGAACAGGACGACCCAGGCGAAATAAGCCCGCTCGCGGCGGTAGAGCCCCGGGGCCACGAATCGCCAGATCTGCCACATGATGACGGGCGCGGCGAGAAGGCCGCCGGCGATCAGCGCGACCTTCATGTAGGTGACGAACGCCTCGGCGGGCGCGGTGAAGATGAGCTTTCGCCCCTCGCCGAGCACGTCGACGAGCGGCTGCATCAGCACGTCGTAGATGTCGCGCGCGAACGACCAGCAGATCGCGAATCCGCCGGCGAGCGCAATGATGCTGTAGACAAGGCGTTTGCGCAGCTCCGTGAGGTGCGCGACGACCGGCATCATGTCGAGGTTCTCGTCGGCCGCGGTCATTTGCCGTCACGCTCGTCGCGGCGCGCGTCGCCACCCGCTCCCTTACGGTCGCGGCTCTGTTCGTCGCCGGCCGACTCGCTGTCGTCCGGCGCGCCGCGGTCCCAAGCGGCCTCGGGATCGACCGCGAAGGCCGCCTCGTCTCCGGGCGACGGCTCGTGTTTTGGCGCGCTGGCCTTGTTCAACGCCGCCGGGTCACGGGGAATCGGCGCGCTGTCGTCGAGTTTCGCCGCGCGCGGCTTGTCCTTGTCGGTCGTCCAGGTCTCACCGCCCGGGCGCTTGGCCCGCCTGACGCGCGCCACGTTATCGGGGACGATGGAGGGCTCGGCCTTGTCGCCCTTTTCCTCGCGTTCGATGATGCGGATCTCCTCGTCGAGCGCGGTGCGCAGGTCGGCGGTGACGCGGCGGAAGTAGGTGGTCGCCCTGGCGGCGGCGCGGGCGACGCGCGGCAGGTGGCGCGGGCCAAGCAGCAACAGCGTCATCACGAGGAGAAACAAGACCTCGCCGCCGCCGATATCGAACAAGGACTCTCCCCATGCCCGCGCGAAAGCGCGCGGGATTTTCCGGGCCGCCGATAGGAGCCCGCCCAGCCGCCAATTTCGGCCGCGCTCCGGCGGCTGTCAACGGGGAATGGCCGCGCCACCTCCGCGAAAATTCTCATGGCGTTGACGTATTCCGCCGATTTCCGTTGACGCCGGCGACAAGCGGACGCGATAATCCGGCCACGTCCGCCCTCAAAATCCGCGACGAACGGATCAAACTCGCTCATGCGCGCCTTTTTTTTCGGCCTGTTCCAGGATCTGCTGATCATCGCCGCGATCCTTCTCGCGGGGCTGGCGCGCTACCACCTCGAGCCGTACGAGTTCTATTCGACGCAGCGCGGCATCGTGGCGGTGGGCGTCGTTTACCTCATCTACAAGGCGTGCTTTCACTATTTCAATCTCTACCAGGTCAAGCTGCACCTTTCGCTTCGCGAGTTCGTCAACCGGCTCTTGACCGTCAACATCGTCGCGCTCGTGGTGCTGACGATCCTGTATTACGCGTACCCGCCACTCGTAATCGGCCGCGGGATCCTGGCGTTGTCGGTCATCTTCGTCATGTTTTTCACCACGCTGTACCGCTTCCTGTGGGGCTGGCTGTCGCGGGACGTGGCGTTTTCGAACAACCTGCTCGTATTGGGAGCGCAGGAGGCGGCGCGCGTCGTGCTCGAGGAGGTCGAGAAATACCGGCACTCGGGCTACGACGTCATCGGCGTGCTGGCCAAGGATCCGCAACGCGTGGGCGAGCGCTTTTTCCGCAATCACCGCATCATCGGAACGTTCGACGATCTCGCGGCCATCGCGGAGCGGCGGCGCGTCGACATGATCGTCATGGCGCTTGACCGCGCGGCGGGCGCCGTGCCGCTGGACACGCTGATGATGCTCAAGCTTTCTGGCGTCCGCATCCTGGAGAGCACGCAGTTCCACGAGCAGTTCACCGGGAAGATCGTGCTGGAAGGGCTGCGTTCGAGCTGGTTCCTTTTCTCCGACGGATTCACGATGAGCCGTTTCTCGCAGGTCGTGAAGCGCGTGTTCGATCTGTTGATGTCGGCGATGCTTTTTTTGACGACGCTGCCGCTGACGGCCGCGGTCGTCCTTCTTATCAAACTGACGAGCCGGGGACCGATTTTTTACAAACAGGAGCGCATGGGCTTAAACGGCAAGTCGTTCATGCTCTACAAATTCCGGTCGATGCGCGAGGACTCGGAGACGGCGGGTCCCGTCTGGGCTTCCGAAAACGACCCGCGCGTGACCCGCATCGGGCGCTTCATTCGCCGGTTCCGCGTGGACGAGATCCCGCAGGTCCTCAATGTGATCCGCGGCGAGATGAGCTTTGTCGGCCCGCGTCCGGAACGGCCGTTTTTCGTCGAGAAGCTCTCGCGCGTCATTCCGTATTATCACCAGCGTCACCTCGTCAAGCCCGGCATCACCGGCTGGGCGCAGGTTCGCTATCCGTACGGCAGTTCCATCGAGGACGCGCGCGAAAAGCTGCAACTGGACCTGTACTACATCAAGAACGTCAACCTGTGGTTCGACATCAAGATCATGATGGAGACGGTCGGCGTCGTGCTCGGCAAGATGAAGGTGCATTAGGAAATTTGGAGTGGCGAATTGCGAATGGGGAATGCCATCGCAAGCTGCCAATCGAGCGTGCGCGGGCTGCAGGGCCCGGCACCTTGGCCACGCGGAACGCAACGAATGCTGCGTCCGGATAACCTCCTCACAACATTGCATTTTTGCACAAACAAAATGAGCCACCATTTCCCCTGTGGGAAACGGTGGCTCGCCGTCTTTGCGAACGGGCTTCTTGCCTTTCGGCTTGGGCCTTTTCGCCGTGCCCGTTCGCCTCATCGAACTTGCCCGATCCCTGTCGGGCGTTTTCCCGGCGGGGCTCGCCAGGCAGTTTCTTTATATCAAAAATTATGGACGGTCGCAAGATAATTCGACACCATGCCGGCGCCGAATCGGCGCTCGAAACGGAAGCCGCATCGGGCCGCGCCGCGGGCCCCGGCTCCATCGTCAGGCCGCGCGCCCGCCCGTTTTCGTGTTGACGTTGTCCACGCGAAGCATGTATACACGATGGAAGGACAAGGAGACCATCATGACCAGGGAACAAAAAGGAAAGGCGGCCGCCTCGCCCCCGAAGAAAAAGAGCGCCGCGCGGGACATCACGATCAATCTGCGCGCGAACCGGCGGCAAAGGGATCTCATCGACAAGGCGGCCGAAACGCTGAACAAGACGCGCTCCGAATTCATGCTCGACGCAGCCTGCGGCCAGGCCGAGGGCGTGCTCGCCGAGCGCGTCAACTTCACGCTCGACGCGAAGCGGTTCAAGGAGTTCGTGGCGCGGCTGGACGAACCGGCAAAAGACAATCCGAAATTGCGCCGCTTGCTGCACAAAAAAGCCATCTGGGAAAAATGAGCGGCGACATGATCATTTCGCCGCCGGAGCACCTTCGTCGAGATCACGATGTCTCGGCATTCGATTCCGGCGAACCGCGATTGGACGATTGGCTCAGGCGATGGGCTCTTCCCAACGAACGGGGCGGCGCATCCCGGACTTACGTGGTGCGCTCCGGCGTTCGCGTGATCGGCTACTTTGCCTTGGCGGCCGGCGAAATCATCCATGAGAAAGCGACAGGGAAAATTCGGCGGAACATGCCGGATCCCGTGCCCGTCGTCCTTTTGGGGCGGCTTGCCATCGACCTCGGCTGGCAAGGGCGAGGCATCGGGAGCGATTTGCTCAACGAAGCGATTCGGCGAACCCTGCGAGCCTCCGAAATCATCGGAATCCGCGCGCTGCTTGTTCATGCCATCTCGGACGACGCCAAGCGGTTTTACGAAAGCCTGGGTTTTCTTGCCTCCGGCGTTGATCCGATGATCCTGATGATCACGCTTAAAGACGCGGAAAATTCACTTTCGCACGCGCCCTGACCCGCGTCGCGCCGGGACTTGCTTGCCCGCCGCGCGGCGTTCCTGTACAAATTCGGGCGATGAGAATTCGGAGCAACATCGTCCGGCTTGTGGCTTTCGCGTGCGTCGCGGCGATGCTTGCCGTGTCCGTACTGGCGGCGCTCCATCATCACGACCGCCCGGACGACTGCCACGCCTGCCTCATTGTCAAGATCTTCCTGACCGCCGTCGTTCTCCTTTCGGCGGCTCTCTTCGCGATTGCCCAAACGCGGCAACCGCAAGCCCTCCGCTCGATCGTTCTTCCGCGGTCGCCCTACCGGCGCGGCCTCGGCGAACGCGCTCCTCCGCGCTGAATCCCGCCACGTAAGCTGATCGAACTTTCCATCGACATCGTTCGAGACATTCTTACATCAAGCGCGGTCGGTCGCCGCCGTTCGTGACAACGCGCACGGCGCGCGGCTTTGGCACCGCGCGCGGAGGCGCCCATGTCACGAAATTTCCCGCGGCGGCCGGCCGTCGCGATTCTGGCGGTGATCGTTCTTGCTTCCTTGAGCCCGGCCCTCGCCGAAGACGGCGGCGAATCGTCCCAATCGGCGCAGGAAGCGCTTGACCGGACCCTGGCCGAAAATCCTCCAGCGTCGCCATCGGCTCCGCCGGGCGCGGACCTGTGGTCGCGACCGGTGGGCAGCGGCGCCCAGGCGCGTCTGATCGACCTTTCGATGCAGGTGATGGCGGCGGTAGGCGGATCGACGCTGCCGGACGATGAAATCGCGGTGCTCCAGGGCGGCGCGCACGATCCCAATAAGCGCGGCTTCACGTTCCGGCAGTTGGAGTTCTCCAGCTTCGGCGCCGTCGATCCGTACTTCAACGGGGAAGTGCACATCGTATGGTCCGAGGAGGGCGTGGAGCTCGAGGAGGCGTTTGCGACGACGACCGCGCTGCCCGGCTGCTTGCAGATCGAGGCCGGGCACTTTTTCACGGAGTTCGGCCGGATCAACCCGGCGCATCCCCATGCCTGGTACCTCATCGACCAACCGATCGTGGTTTCGCGCCTGTTCGGCGGCGACGGTACGCGCCAAACGGGCGTCCGCGTAGGCTGGCTGACGCCCCTGCCGTGGTTCTCGGAGATCCACCTGGGCGTTCAGAACGCCTCGGGTGAGACCATGCCGAGTTTCCTTGGCGAGTCCGAGGAGGAAGAGGGCGAGGACGCGGAGGAGCCCGCGACGCCCGAGGAGTATCTCGAGTCATTGCCCACGGGGCTCGCGGGACGTCCGCTGGTCGGGCGCGAGATCGATTCCATGGACGACTTCGTTTACCTCGCGCGCTGGATGAACTCCTGGTCGCTCGGATCGATCACGACGGTGCTGGGGGCATCCGGACTTCTTGGTCCCAACCCGACCGGCCCCGCCGGGCGAACGCTAATCGGCGGCGCGGACCTGCTCGTGAAATGGAAACCCGCGGTCAACTTTCGCGGATTTCCCTTCGTGCGTTGGGACACCGAGGTCATCGCGCGCGACTGGTACGCCGACGAGTTGCGAGACCCGGACGGCGTGAAGCTTTTGGACGCGGAGTCGGTCCGCGATTGGGGATTGTTTTCGTCGCTTCTGTGCGGACTCACGCCGCGCTGGTCGCTGGGCGCGCGCGGCGAAATGGTTACGGGCGCCGACACGGACCTTGAGGACGAAGCGGCGCGCGACGCGGACGCGGCGCGCGACGATCGCCTGCGCGCCTCGTCGTTGATCGCCTTTTCTCCGTCCGAGTTCGCGAAGCTGCGTCTGCAATACAACTACGACGTCGCCGAGCACCTGAAGGAAGAAAACGGCGACCCGAACGGCGACGGGATCGAGAACACCGACGGCATCGCCCACAGCGTATGGCTGGGGCTGGATATCATGTTCGGCGCTCACCCGGCTCACAACTTTTAACCGCATCCTCCCAACAGGAGTTCCATCATGTTCCATCGACTCGCGACACGCACCGCGGCGCTGACATGCGTTTTTCTGTTGCTCCTTGGCGCGGCGGCACTGGCCGAATCGCCGCTCTTGGTATGCGCCACCATCCCGGATCTGGGCGACCTGGCGCGGCAGGTGGGCGGCGACCAGGTGGCCGTGACGGTCTTCGCGAAGGGCACCGACGACGCGCATTTCGTCGATGCAAAACCGAGCTTCATCAAGGAATTGAGCCGCGCCGACCTGTTCATCCAGAACGGACTGGACCTCGAAATCGGCTGGGCGCCGGCGCTCATCAATAACGCCCGCAACGCCGCGGTGCTGCCCGGCGGCAAGGGTTATCTCGATGCGTCGAAGGCCGTGACGCCAATGGAGGTCCGCACGACGCCGACCGATCGATCGATGGGCGACGTGCATCCGATGGGCAATTCGCATTATCTGATGGACCCGCTCAACGGCGTGAAGGTCGCGGCGTTGATCCGCGACCGACTGAGCGAACTGCGCCCGGCGAAGCGAGCCTATTTCGCGGAGCGGTTCGAGCAGTTCAGAAAGACGGTCG encodes the following:
- a CDS encoding TonB-dependent receptor; this translates as MEGLSEVLDKPLLSDDGVPGLLSFSTRTAGVLTREDILWSLAPTIVEPLAAGPAMGLRREGAADLSPVLRSLHGRRVAVEIDGYRLDSPLAPPGLDLPLAALAPDVVRRAEVIRGANGVTYGHGAMGGSIAVISRRRDWVDIDSTVAAEGGGRFATANNERSGYAQAEVNARDVFGLFGLAASRNLGETQTPGEAHGRTDHHTTNVSASFDSYVGERIVFSANYHRMEQLDVPLDPARRGLLDAQRLHDIGVFALKTRRLSKELRYAQFAVNYGESALERRSGAKDAIEPSRLRAGGVDAILQMRVGPYFGAIYGAEYRRDALDPREASPGTPGLPDGATYERTAVHLTPAIEPNRNLRIAAGARAEFARAEATLGDDAPGDPELAYEDGAFAGDLGARVRVTTHTSVYGGARQGFRFPDLYELAGRGLDEAAAVHHIPAATLSPEIVREAELGYRLHFPFVKGHLAAYHAWLSDIIQARPLPEDPNATLGNAAVVASQNEGRAMTRGIEGSAEFYLGVNWLFALTGSRSFDAVGDAPALSAARPAAGSARLRFMSDGGEFALDILGRFAAEASDLSPADAAALPGARTDAPGYAALDLRASFNFDPYAEVKLGVLNVTNARIIHPGSVIGETGANFVAQAVFRYF
- the tatC gene encoding twin-arginine translocase subunit TatC, encoding MMPVVAHLTELRKRLVYSIIALAGGFAICWSFARDIYDVLMQPLVDVLGEGRKLIFTAPAEAFVTYMKVALIAGGLLAAPVIMWQIWRFVAPGLYRRERAYFAWVVLFGSLFFVGGALFGYLIVFPIGFRFFINTFETPRIEALITLRDYLRFASQLLFAFGLAFELPVFVFFLARVGLVTPQWLWKNFRFAVLIIFVAAAIFTPPDVISQLVLGVPLTLLYVLAVGAAYVFGPRKGEGDKAEKDD
- a CDS encoding twin-arginine translocase TatA/TatE family subunit, giving the protein MFDIGGGEVLFLLVMTLLLLGPRHLPRVARAAARATTYFRRVTADLRTALDEEIRIIEREEKGDKAEPSIVPDNVARVRRAKRPGGETWTTDKDKPRAAKLDDSAPIPRDPAALNKASAPKHEPSPGDEAAFAVDPEAAWDRGAPDDSESAGDEQSRDRKGAGGDARRDERDGK
- a CDS encoding TIGR03013 family PEP-CTERM/XrtA system glycosyltransferase, with the protein product MRAFFFGLFQDLLIIAAILLAGLARYHLEPYEFYSTQRGIVAVGVVYLIYKACFHYFNLYQVKLHLSLREFVNRLLTVNIVALVVLTILYYAYPPLVIGRGILALSVIFVMFFTTLYRFLWGWLSRDVAFSNNLLVLGAQEAARVVLEEVEKYRHSGYDVIGVLAKDPQRVGERFFRNHRIIGTFDDLAAIAERRRVDMIVMALDRAAGAVPLDTLMMLKLSGVRILESTQFHEQFTGKIVLEGLRSSWFLFSDGFTMSRFSQVVKRVFDLLMSAMLFLTTLPLTAAVVLLIKLTSRGPIFYKQERMGLNGKSFMLYKFRSMREDSETAGPVWASENDPRVTRIGRFIRRFRVDEIPQVLNVIRGEMSFVGPRPERPFFVEKLSRVIPYYHQRHLVKPGITGWAQVRYPYGSSIEDAREKLQLDLYYIKNVNLWFDIKIMMETVGVVLGKMKVH
- a CDS encoding DUF1778 domain-containing protein; amino-acid sequence: MTREQKGKAAASPPKKKSAARDITINLRANRRQRDLIDKAAETLNKTRSEFMLDAACGQAEGVLAERVNFTLDAKRFKEFVARLDEPAKDNPKLRRLLHKKAIWEK
- a CDS encoding GNAT family N-acetyltransferase — protein: MIISPPEHLRRDHDVSAFDSGEPRLDDWLRRWALPNERGGASRTYVVRSGVRVIGYFALAAGEIIHEKATGKIRRNMPDPVPVVLLGRLAIDLGWQGRGIGSDLLNEAIRRTLRASEIIGIRALLVHAISDDAKRFYESLGFLASGVDPMILMITLKDAENSLSHAP
- a CDS encoding metal ABC transporter substrate-binding protein, with translation MLLGAAALAESPLLVCATIPDLGDLARQVGGDQVAVTVFAKGTDDAHFVDAKPSFIKELSRADLFIQNGLDLEIGWAPALINNARNAAVLPGGKGYLDASKAVTPMEVRTTPTDRSMGDVHPMGNSHYLMDPLNGVKVAALIRDRLSELRPAKRAYFAERFEQFRKTVGEALVGPELAARYDFEKLAALAETGRLDDFLAGQKEAGPLSGWLGATQPLFGAKAVSDHNLWPYFARRFGIQVVDFMEPKPGISPTTKHLQEVIANMKSQGVRLVIAAAYYDPRHAEFVARNTGARIVTMAHMVGALDGTSDYVAMIDANVRQLVGAAKP